The following proteins come from a genomic window of Mariniflexile sp. TRM1-10:
- a CDS encoding hybrid sensor histidine kinase/response regulator transcription factor yields the protein MNRHAFILLFFLINFCVSNSQNIKFEHYNDDNGLSHNAVRHIVQDKQGFLWLGTFSGLNRFDGYHFVNYLSSTQEENSIYSNDITALELDETSNNLWIGTRVGLTLLKLDTQEFTTFLPEKNNPNSLPDEEIRSVYVDKFNRIWVGTKSAGVYLFYKEENKFVKIDLPGFNYVKEIYEDSKGNIWIGSYDTASVAKISLDNTGNIVELRTYTLSIPNSNNINPYLNFIYEDFKSDIFVGTREGLYKLDKASNTFINIYVKDDLLREKIGPYFVSIARAPDGKFWIGTLGGLLVCDQLEDIEKGKFQWYYSILTDNTSLVDNLISVLYFDASGVLWVGTEDGLDKYDPYENQFNINNDIASYTGDQIPRVRGFAKTYDEKIIVATWHNGLFISKGKTFIPLYNAKMDISCIYSEDGNIFYCGLWNGNILVYDYIKKTSKVVDPGFANASVSTFLKYDDNTLLVGSFGEGVVVLDSKTLIPKRSSGRLLPNFEINTIRKVDNDLWLATEGGLVRHNFATKATKLFKYNPEKKNGLPQDNLSDILIDSNKNVWAATRNGMAIYVPENDEFELISEPKELRGKWITDMTLDANDNLWLNINNNSIAKYNPTLKAANVYHVTSGNRLDVFSSKGFYNFNNSLIYVGGKYGVIYFSPDNIKDNTYSPKPMITEFKIQNREIFPGMDINGQVPLLKNFNYTKNVELNYANRNFSLQFSAPSFTNERLNKFQYMLEGFDENWITTNSNSRTVQYTNLFPGDYVFKVKASNSYGYWSEVASYQIKIMPPFWLTPQAFILFVVVCFSLFYFIRREIKNRIRLKQELLTEKVNRERDVKLNNEKLRFFTNISHELRTPLTLILGPAKQLMEEGKETATDYQKSRFNLIHQNASRLLTLVNQVLDFRKAQTGELKLKVSKTNIVDYSRNIFESFKELAYNKKIQLNFISENENIVGWIDNDKYDKILYNLLSNALKFTNKYGNVDLFIRLKNGSEDYLVIEVIDDGIGIPLKSQEKIFTRFYQATNSKENNTGSGIGLSLVKSLVELHKGKIKVKSEPNKGSEFIVKIPIVRHFYKDKEVFEFDIKDIKEPISPVLPAKKIIQSTELKQKILVIEDNNELRKYLVDYLSDYYKVYDAENGEDGLRICRQIKPIICIADIMMPVMNGLDFCEELKKDEFISHIPVVLLTALSENEDKVKGYGIGADAYLVKPFDPSLLKTVIENIIKTRLELKAKFSGEVESEIGLLTHSPIDEEFMKKVTALINDNLSEVDLSTVYLCNELGMSSSKLYRKIKELTDLAPNEFIRTLRLKKSAQLLKTKKYNVSEVTSLVGFNDPLYFSRCFKKQFGFPPSKLIN from the coding sequence ATGAACAGACATGCATTCATTTTGCTTTTTTTCTTAATTAATTTTTGTGTTTCCAATTCGCAGAACATAAAATTTGAGCATTATAATGATGATAATGGGCTTTCCCATAATGCGGTAAGGCATATTGTGCAAGACAAGCAAGGTTTTTTATGGTTAGGTACTTTTTCCGGACTTAATCGTTTTGATGGGTATCATTTCGTAAATTATTTAAGCTCTACTCAAGAAGAAAATAGTATATACAGTAATGATATAACGGCTTTGGAGTTGGACGAAACATCCAATAATCTTTGGATTGGTACAAGAGTGGGACTAACGCTATTAAAACTGGATACTCAAGAATTTACCACTTTTTTGCCAGAAAAAAATAATCCAAACAGTTTGCCTGATGAAGAAATTCGTTCTGTTTATGTAGATAAATTTAATAGAATTTGGGTAGGTACTAAAAGTGCAGGCGTTTATTTGTTTTATAAAGAAGAAAATAAATTTGTAAAGATCGATCTCCCAGGATTTAATTATGTCAAGGAAATTTATGAAGACAGTAAAGGAAATATTTGGATAGGGAGTTATGATACAGCTTCGGTTGCAAAGATTTCTTTAGACAATACCGGGAATATTGTAGAATTAAGAACCTATACATTATCGATTCCAAATTCAAATAATATAAATCCCTATTTAAATTTTATATATGAAGATTTCAAGTCGGATATTTTTGTAGGTACCAGAGAAGGACTTTATAAGCTGGATAAAGCTTCTAATACTTTTATAAATATATATGTTAAAGACGATTTGCTTAGAGAAAAAATAGGCCCTTATTTTGTGTCAATAGCACGTGCTCCTGATGGTAAATTCTGGATTGGAACTTTAGGGGGGCTTTTAGTATGTGACCAATTGGAAGATATTGAAAAGGGTAAATTTCAATGGTACTATTCCATATTAACAGACAATACATCTTTAGTAGATAACTTGATTTCTGTTCTTTATTTTGACGCTTCAGGTGTTTTGTGGGTTGGTACGGAAGACGGATTGGATAAGTATGATCCTTATGAAAACCAATTTAATATAAATAATGATATTGCTTCCTATACTGGTGATCAAATTCCTAGGGTTAGAGGGTTTGCTAAAACTTATGATGAAAAAATCATTGTAGCCACTTGGCATAATGGGCTTTTTATTTCTAAAGGAAAAACTTTCATTCCTTTGTATAATGCTAAGATGGATATTTCGTGTATTTATTCTGAAGATGGGAACATATTTTATTGTGGTTTATGGAATGGGAACATATTAGTTTACGATTACATAAAAAAGACATCAAAAGTGGTTGATCCGGGTTTTGCGAATGCATCTGTTTCTACATTTTTAAAATATGATGATAATACCTTGCTCGTGGGGTCTTTTGGTGAGGGTGTCGTTGTTTTGGATTCCAAAACGCTAATTCCAAAACGATCTAGTGGCAGATTGTTGCCCAATTTTGAAATTAATACCATAAGGAAAGTTGATAACGATTTATGGCTTGCGACTGAAGGAGGTTTGGTAAGACATAATTTTGCTACAAAAGCCACGAAATTATTTAAGTATAATCCAGAAAAGAAGAATGGACTGCCGCAAGACAATTTGAGTGATATTTTAATTGATTCAAATAAAAATGTTTGGGCGGCAACACGAAATGGAATGGCTATTTATGTGCCAGAAAACGATGAGTTTGAGCTCATTTCTGAACCGAAGGAATTGCGTGGCAAATGGATTACGGATATGACTTTAGATGCCAATGATAATTTATGGTTGAACATAAATAACAATAGCATCGCAAAATATAATCCAACGCTAAAAGCGGCCAACGTTTATCATGTAACGAGCGGTAATAGATTAGATGTATTTAGTTCGAAAGGGTTCTACAATTTTAATAATTCACTGATTTATGTTGGTGGTAAATATGGAGTCATCTATTTTTCGCCAGATAATATAAAAGACAATACCTATTCGCCAAAACCAATGATTACCGAATTTAAAATACAGAATAGGGAAATATTTCCGGGCATGGATATTAATGGGCAAGTGCCGCTTTTAAAGAATTTTAATTATACTAAAAATGTAGAGCTAAATTATGCAAATCGTAATTTTTCATTACAGTTTTCAGCACCATCATTTACAAACGAAAGGCTTAATAAATTTCAATACATGCTGGAAGGGTTTGATGAGAATTGGATAACGACCAACAGTAATTCCAGGACTGTACAATATACCAATCTGTTTCCAGGCGATTATGTGTTTAAAGTAAAAGCAAGTAATAGTTACGGTTATTGGAGTGAGGTTGCTTCTTATCAAATAAAAATAATGCCCCCCTTTTGGTTAACGCCCCAAGCATTTATCTTATTCGTAGTTGTTTGCTTCTCTCTTTTCTATTTTATCAGAAGAGAAATTAAAAACAGAATTAGATTAAAACAAGAATTACTTACAGAAAAAGTAAATAGAGAGCGCGATGTGAAATTAAATAATGAAAAACTTCGGTTTTTTACCAATATATCACATGAATTAAGAACACCATTAACACTTATTCTAGGGCCCGCTAAACAATTAATGGAAGAAGGAAAAGAAACTGCTACTGATTATCAAAAAAGCAGATTTAATCTTATTCATCAAAACGCCAGTAGGTTATTGACATTAGTAAATCAAGTGCTGGATTTTAGAAAAGCGCAGACAGGAGAGTTGAAGCTTAAAGTTTCAAAAACAAATATCGTAGATTATTCCAGAAACATTTTTGAATCGTTTAAAGAACTGGCTTACAATAAGAAAATTCAGTTAAATTTTATTTCTGAAAATGAAAATATTGTGGGTTGGATAGACAATGATAAGTATGACAAAATCCTTTATAATCTGTTGTCAAATGCCTTAAAGTTTACAAATAAATATGGTAATGTAGACTTGTTTATTAGGTTAAAAAATGGCAGTGAAGATTATTTAGTTATTGAAGTCATTGATGATGGTATCGGCATCCCATTAAAGAGTCAAGAAAAGATTTTTACAAGGTTTTACCAAGCCACTAATAGTAAAGAGAACAATACAGGCTCGGGTATTGGTTTATCGTTGGTAAAATCATTAGTAGAACTTCATAAAGGAAAAATAAAAGTAAAGAGCGAGCCAAATAAAGGCAGTGAGTTTATAGTTAAAATCCCTATAGTGCGCCATTTTTATAAAGACAAGGAGGTTTTTGAATTTGATATTAAGGACATAAAAGAACCGATAAGTCCAGTTTTACCAGCTAAGAAAATAATTCAAAGTACAGAGTTAAAGCAAAAAATATTAGTTATTGAAGACAATAATGAACTTAGAAAATATTTAGTTGACTATTTGTCTGATTATTACAAGGTTTACGATGCGGAAAATGGCGAAGATGGGTTACGGATTTGCAGACAAATTAAACCTATTATTTGTATTGCCGACATCATGATGCCAGTAATGAACGGACTTGATTTTTGTGAAGAACTAAAAAAAGACGAGTTTATAAGTCACATCCCTGTTGTTTTATTAACGGCACTTTCTGAAAACGAAGATAAAGTAAAAGGGTATGGTATTGGAGCAGATGCCTATTTAGTAAAACCTTTTGATCCTTCCCTTTTAAAAACAGTAATTGAGAACATTATTAAGACACGATTAGAATTGAAAGCTAAATTTTCTGGTGAAGTAGAAAGCGAAATAGGGTTGCTCACCCATTCCCCAATTGATGAAGAGTTTATGAAAAAAGTGACTGCTTTAATAAACGATAATTTAAGTGAAGTAGACTTGTCAACCGTCTATTTATGCAATGAATTGGGGATGAGTTCTTCAAAAT
- a CDS encoding glycoside hydrolase family 2 protein — protein sequence MKHQILKAGFLIFITLVFTNCKDRSYDKTANKQLSSAVILLDGNWEFAIDSTNLGFKEHWENSIPSQLSREVIVPHTWNIESGSEEYAGLAWYQKEIKLPIDWKGKNVRIKFEAVYHDAVVYVNGKKVGENLNAGYTPFIIDITNFVSFEKANTVVVSVNNEFSENNLPYDTSFDWSNDGGIIRSVSLESTGKPSFKYVHINPEINLQDSSGIIKIAVKFWEKDIDNVALNFIIKDKETGESIKSLEQELQVIDGECSLNILLGKIKPWHFDAPNLYELETSIQTEYGISDEEVSVFGFKKIEIIGEQFFLNGEPVRLPGLEYMPGSNPKYGIAEPRSYMDSIVRAMKDLNVCITRFHWQQDDYMLSLLDKYGILVQEELPWWQNPKRLTPELVNTAHKQLNDMIEAHYNHPSVFSWGISNEINGDTDKKAYLELRDFVKSKDSSRFVTIISNRIWEKQENDETLLCDIPTWNEYIGTWHGRDRNELPNKFDVVKNAIGKRPLLITENGLCEPANSGGDTRRIDDMLFHVKEWSRQPYVIGYIYFCLNDYRTQMGEEGFGKFKIRRHGITDVALNPKPSYYVFKQLASPIDITKVERMDDSTARIEIKVKNSIPSYTVRGYELQYQTSDDKPIEINLPILKSGEVFATDLNHINPRFAFQIVRPGGFMVIEY from the coding sequence ATGAAACATCAAATTTTAAAGGCGGGTTTTTTAATATTTATAACATTGGTTTTTACAAATTGTAAAGATCGATCTTATGATAAAACAGCAAATAAACAATTAAGTAGTGCAGTTATATTGCTTGATGGAAATTGGGAGTTTGCTATTGATTCTACAAATTTAGGATTCAAAGAACATTGGGAAAATAGTATTCCTTCTCAATTATCCCGTGAAGTAATAGTACCACATACGTGGAATATTGAATCGGGCAGTGAAGAGTATGCAGGATTGGCATGGTACCAAAAAGAAATTAAATTGCCTATAGATTGGAAGGGTAAAAATGTGAGAATTAAATTTGAAGCTGTTTATCATGATGCTGTGGTTTATGTAAATGGAAAAAAAGTTGGAGAAAACTTAAATGCAGGATACACCCCTTTTATAATTGATATAACAAATTTTGTGTCGTTTGAAAAAGCAAATACAGTTGTAGTATCTGTTAACAATGAATTTTCAGAAAATAACTTGCCATACGACACTTCTTTTGATTGGTCGAACGACGGTGGAATTATTCGTTCGGTTTCACTTGAATCTACAGGAAAACCATCTTTTAAATATGTGCATATCAATCCAGAAATAAATTTACAAGACAGTTCAGGAATTATAAAAATAGCTGTCAAGTTTTGGGAAAAGGATATAGACAACGTAGCTCTAAACTTTATTATTAAAGATAAAGAAACAGGAGAAAGCATTAAATCTCTTGAACAAGAATTACAAGTGATAGATGGCGAGTGCTCATTAAATATTCTATTAGGAAAAATAAAACCATGGCATTTTGATGCCCCAAATCTTTACGAACTTGAAACCTCCATACAAACTGAGTATGGAATTTCAGATGAAGAGGTTTCTGTTTTCGGTTTTAAAAAAATTGAAATTATTGGGGAACAATTTTTTCTTAACGGAGAACCAGTTAGATTACCCGGATTAGAATACATGCCTGGCAGTAACCCTAAATATGGAATAGCAGAACCACGTAGTTATATGGATTCTATTGTTCGCGCTATGAAAGACTTAAATGTATGTATTACACGTTTTCATTGGCAACAAGATGATTATATGCTCAGTTTGTTGGATAAATATGGTATTTTGGTTCAAGAAGAATTGCCGTGGTGGCAAAACCCAAAAAGATTAACACCCGAACTTGTTAACACCGCCCACAAACAATTAAATGATATGATAGAAGCACACTACAATCATCCGAGTGTTTTTTCATGGGGCATTAGCAACGAAATAAATGGTGATACAGATAAAAAGGCCTATTTAGAACTGCGCGATTTTGTTAAATCTAAAGATTCATCCAGGTTTGTAACCATTATTTCTAATCGTATTTGGGAAAAACAAGAAAATGATGAAACATTGCTTTGCGATATACCTACTTGGAATGAATATATTGGTACATGGCATGGAAGAGATCGAAATGAATTGCCAAATAAATTTGATGTAGTTAAAAACGCCATTGGAAAAAGACCGTTACTTATAACAGAAAACGGCTTGTGTGAACCAGCAAATTCTGGAGGCGATACGCGTAGAATTGATGATATGCTGTTCCATGTTAAGGAATGGAGCAGGCAGCCTTATGTTATAGGCTATATTTACTTTTGTTTAAATGATTATCGTACTCAAATGGGGGAAGAAGGTTTTGGTAAATTTAAAATTAGAAGACACGGTATTACAGATGTTGCCTTAAACCCAAAGCCATCTTACTATGTTTTTAAACAATTAGCGTCTCCAATAGACATTACTAAAGTAGAAAGAATGGATGATTCCACAGCAAGAATAGAAATTAAAGTCAAGAATAGTATCCCTTCTTATACAGTTAGGGGGTATGAGTTGCAATATCAAACAAGTGATGATAAGCCGATAGAAATAAATTTACCCATTTTAAAATCGGGAGAAGTTTTTGCCACCGATTTAAACCATATAAACCCAAGGTTCGCATTTCAAATTGTAAGACCTGGCGGATTCATGGTAATAGAATATTAA
- a CDS encoding metallophosphoesterase family protein, with the protein MVRISFIILLFLSACETRQANDVENVKIAFIADVHFSDIFGTFQDNDYKGIPNPVTGEYANIRTMSSQLQSTRIFNENYFAFIATLDDISKKGIKIVALPGDFSDDGQPVHLRGLKRILNAYTEKHGMSFFVTTGNHDAVRPFSQDAGKTDFLGKGGKEQIITSSKVKLTLGEDELEPIVTSDIKNWGYKEMTQEMADFGFFPQKKYVYWETPFSNDTYEGYTFNKALKESSLDKRTYAIKNTNLFLPDVSYLVEPVKGIWLLAIDANAYVPVEKLSGNLNNPKDFSGASIGYNNVFLYKSHLVDWVKKVSAQAKEKGKLLIAFSHYPMVDFNDDASAEMESLFGVNKMQLHRVPNEDVSKTFADAGIQIHFGGHMHINDTGVRATAQGNTLFNIQTPSLAAYMPAYKILTIHSNEAVEVETVVVDSVAKFNNLFPFYEKEYTYLQNSENSTIWNKDILKSADYKDFTEWHLKELVRLRFLPKDFPVEFLGSIVKLSGKDLLLLNKNVSEIETQLLANNLTIQDFESWTGYDMIFDYYRLRSADELAVPEIGTKRLKQYQMVCDVLGKASDAKLVLWSKIFYKATKGQPSNHFKINLKTNQIERIAS; encoded by the coding sequence ATGGTTAGAATATCATTTATCATATTGCTTTTTTTGAGTGCATGTGAAACAAGGCAGGCAAATGATGTAGAAAACGTCAAAATAGCCTTTATTGCAGATGTGCATTTTTCAGATATTTTTGGCACATTTCAAGATAATGATTATAAAGGAATTCCAAATCCGGTAACGGGTGAGTATGCCAATATCAGAACCATGAGTTCTCAATTGCAATCCACCCGGATTTTCAATGAAAATTATTTTGCGTTTATAGCGACATTAGATGATATTTCTAAAAAGGGAATAAAAATAGTGGCGTTGCCAGGTGATTTTAGTGATGATGGTCAACCTGTACATTTAAGAGGTTTGAAACGTATTTTGAATGCATATACAGAAAAGCATGGCATGTCATTTTTTGTTACCACAGGAAATCATGATGCGGTAAGACCTTTTTCTCAAGATGCTGGCAAAACCGATTTTTTGGGGAAAGGCGGCAAAGAACAAATCATCACAAGTTCAAAAGTTAAATTAACGCTCGGAGAAGACGAGTTGGAGCCCATTGTTACCTCAGATATAAAGAACTGGGGCTATAAAGAAATGACGCAGGAAATGGCTGATTTTGGATTCTTTCCCCAAAAAAAATATGTGTATTGGGAAACCCCTTTTTCCAATGATACTTATGAGGGTTATACGTTTAATAAAGCCTTAAAAGAATCGTCATTGGATAAAAGAACTTATGCTATCAAAAACACCAATCTGTTTCTTCCGGATGTGAGTTATTTGGTCGAACCGGTAAAGGGAATTTGGTTGTTGGCTATCGATGCCAATGCTTACGTTCCTGTTGAAAAATTATCGGGAAATCTGAATAATCCAAAAGACTTTTCGGGGGCAAGCATAGGGTATAATAATGTGTTTTTATATAAAAGCCATTTAGTTGATTGGGTGAAAAAAGTTTCGGCTCAAGCCAAGGAAAAAGGGAAACTATTAATAGCCTTTAGCCATTACCCTATGGTCGATTTTAATGATGATGCTTCCGCAGAAATGGAATCACTTTTTGGGGTCAATAAAATGCAACTACATAGAGTTCCAAATGAAGATGTCTCCAAAACATTTGCAGATGCAGGTATTCAGATTCATTTTGGAGGGCACATGCACATTAACGACACAGGTGTGAGGGCAACGGCACAAGGCAATACACTGTTTAATATTCAAACCCCTTCGCTGGCAGCTTATATGCCGGCTTATAAAATTTTGACAATACATTCAAATGAAGCAGTCGAGGTAGAAACAGTCGTTGTGGATTCTGTTGCTAAATTTAATAATCTTTTCCCCTTTTATGAAAAAGAATATACCTATTTACAAAATTCGGAAAATTCAACTATTTGGAATAAAGACATACTTAAGTCTGCAGATTATAAGGATTTTACAGAATGGCATTTAAAGGAATTGGTTCGACTTAGGTTTTTGCCAAAAGATTTCCCTGTTGAATTTTTAGGATCAATTGTTAAACTTTCGGGTAAAGATTTACTGTTATTAAATAAAAATGTTTCAGAAATTGAGACACAATTATTAGCTAATAATTTAACGATCCAAGACTTTGAATCATGGACAGGCTATGATATGATTTTTGATTATTATAGGTTGAGGAGTGCCGATGAATTAGCTGTTCCGGAAATTGGGACTAAAAGATTAAAACAGTACCAAATGGTTTGTGACGTGTTAGGGAAAGCAAGTGATGCAAAGCTTGTTTTATGGTCTAAAATATTTTATAAAGCAACAAAAGGTCAGCCTTCAAATCATTTTAAAATAAACCTAAAGACAAACCAAATAGAACGTATAGCATCTTAA